A section of the Apodemus sylvaticus chromosome 10, mApoSyl1.1, whole genome shotgun sequence genome encodes:
- the LOC127695134 gene encoding olfactory receptor 1361-like, which translates to MDAHNETMVAKFLLLGLSGKSEQEEVVFGMFLGMYLVTISGNLLIILAISCDPHLHTPMYYFLANLSSVDICFSTVTIPKALVNHMLGSKSISYTECMIQIYFFITFINMDGFLLSVMAYDRYVAICHPLHYTMMMRPRLCVLLVAISWAITNLHALLHTLLMVRLTFCSHNAVHHFFCDPYPILKLSCSDTFINDLMVFTVGGVIFLTPFSCIVVSYVYIFSKVLKIPSARGIRKALSTCGSHLTVVSLFYGAILGVYMRPSSSYSLQDTVATVIFTVVTPLVNPFIYSLRNQDMKGALRKIIFRS; encoded by the coding sequence ATGGATGCACACAATGAGACCATGGTGGCAAAATTCCTCCTTCTGGGACTCTCTggaaagtcagagcaggaagAGGTTGTTTTTGGAATGTTCTTGGGCATGTACTTGGTCACCATCTCTGGGAACCTTCTCATCATCCTGGCCATCAGCTGTGACCCTcatctccacacacccatgtactacTTCTTGGCCAACCTCTCCAGTGTTGACATCTGCTTTTCCACAGTCACCATTCCCAAGGCTCTGGTGAACCACATGTTGGGAAGCAAGTCCATCTCTTACACAGAGTGTATGATCCAGATCTATTTCTTCATCACATTCATCAACATGGATGGCTTCCTCCTGAGcgtgatggcctatgaccgctatgtggccatctgtcacCCTCTCCACTACACCATGATGATGAGGCCCAGACTGTGTGTCCTCCTGGTGGCCATATCATGGGCCATCACAAACCTGCATGCTCTCTTGCATACTCTCCTCATGGTTCGACTCACCTTCTGTTCCCACAATGCAGTGCATCACTTCTTCTGTGACCCCTACCCTATCCTGAAGCTCTCATGTTCTGACACCTTCATCAATGACCTGATGGTCTTCACTGTGGGTGGAGTGATATTCCTGACTCCATTTTCATGCATTGTAGTTTCTTATGTTTACATCTTCTCTAAGGTCCTGAAGATACCCTCTGCCCGAGGGATAAGGAAAGCCCTGTCCACATGTGGGTCTCACCTCACTGTGGTCTCCCTCTTCTATGGGGCAATCCTGGGTGTCTACATGCGTCCTTCATCCTCATATTCTCTGCAGGACACAGTGGCCACCGTCATCTTTACAGTGGTGACACCACTGGTCAATCccttcatctacagcctgaggaatcAAGACATGAAAGGAGCCCTGAGGAAGATAATTTTCAGATCCTAG
- the LOC127694448 gene encoding olfactory receptor 1361-like, translating into MDGPNQTATDFLLLGLSGRSEQEEFVFGMFLGMYLVTISGNLLIILVISSDPHLHTPMYFFLANLSSVDICFSSVTVPKALVNHMLGSKTISYTECMAQMYFFFIFGNMDGFLLSVMAYDRYVAICHPLHYTMMMRPRLCVFLVAISWAITNLHALLHILLMVRLVFCSCNAVHHFFCDPYLILKLSCSDTFINDVTAFTEGSLIFLTPFICIVVSYGYIYAKVLKMPSAHGIRKALSTCGSHLTVVCLFYGAILGVYMHPSSSYSLQDAVASIIFTVVTPMVNPFIYSMRNRDIKGALRKIILRTKN; encoded by the coding sequence ATGGATGGTCCCAATCAGACAGCTACAGACTTTCTCCTCCTGGGACTCTCTGGAAGGTCAGAGCAAGAAGAGTTTGTCTTTGGAATGTTCTTGGGCATGTACCTGGTCACCATCTCTGGGAACCTGCTCATCATCCTGGTCATCAGCTCTGACCCTcatctccacacacccatgtacttcttcttGGCCAACCTCTCCAGTGTTGACATCTGCTTTTCCTCAGTCACTGTCCCCAAGGCTCTGGTGAACCACATGTTGGGAAGCAAAACCATCTCTTACACAGAGTGTATGGCCCAGATGtacttctttttcatatttggcAACATGGATGGCTTCCTCCTGAGcgtgatggcctatgaccgctatgtggccatctgtcacCCTCTCCACTACACCATGATGATGAGACCCAGACTGTGTGTCTTCCTGGTGGCCATATCATGGGCCATCACAAACCTGCATGCTCTATTGCATATTCTCCTCATGGTTCGACTCGTCTTCTGTTCCTGCAACGCAGTGCATCACTTCTTCTGTGACCCCTATCTTATCCTGAAGCTCTCTTGTTCTGACACCTTCATCAATGATGTTACAGCCTTCACTGAGGGTTCCTTGATATTTCTGACACCGTTTATATGCATTGTTGTTTCTTATGGCTACATCTACGCTAAGGTCTTGAAGATGCCCTCTGCCCATGGCATAAGGAAAGCCCTGTCCACGTGTGGGTCTCACCTCACTGTGGTTTGCCTTTTCTATGGGGCGATCCTGGGAGTTTATATGCATCCTTCATCATCCTACTCACTACAGGACGCAgtggcctctatcatcttcacaGTAGTGACACCCATGGTCAATCCTTTCATCTACAGCATGAGGAATCGTGACATCAAAGGAGCCCTACGGAAGATAATTCTCAGAACCAAGAATTAG